The Dehalococcoidia bacterium genome contains the following window.
TGAGCTCATCCAGCCGACCGATCCGGAGGGCGGCGTTGCGAAGTTCATTGAGCGAAGAGGCGAGGGCGTACACCACATTGCCTTCGAGGTCGACGATCTCCAAGCGAGCCTGGACGCTCTGAACGAACACGGCGTCCGGACCATTGACAACGCGCCACGTGAGGGTCTGTCCGGCATGATCGGGTTCATCCACCCACGCTCGACAAGGGGCGTCCTTATCGAGCTGGTGGACCAGGATACCGCGCGGAGGTAGCTGACGTGTCTAATCAATACCCCGTTCGAGTCTTGGTCGCGAAACCCGGACTCGATGGCCACGACAGAGGGGCCAAGATCATCGCCCGCGCCCTGCGCGACGCCGGCATGGAGGTCATCTACACCGGCATCAGGCAGACGCCGCAGATGATCGTCGAGGCCGCACTTGAGGAAGATGTGGACGTCATCGGACTGAGCATCCTGTCCGGGGCGCACCTCGATCTCTTCCCGCAAATATTCGAGGGCCTGCGACTCAACGAAATGGACGACGTCTCGGTAGTGGCCGGTGGCATCATCCCCGAGTCGGACAGGATCCAGCTCGAGGCGATGGGTGTCAAGGCGGTGTATGGCCCTGGATCACCCACGTCCGAGATCGTAGACCGTGTCAGGGAACTGGCTGCGGAGCGGGCAGAGAGCCTGTAGCTAGTTCGTATCTGGCGGGTCTATCTCGACAGGGGTACCGAAGTCTGAGAGCCGAATCTCCAGCACCAGATCGGCCGTTCCTGTAATTCCAGCGCTCGCAAGAGGCAGCCCAAGCGCGTCGAGGTCAATTTCGCCGCCTGCGTCGATCCTGTACACCAGCCAGTCCTCAGCGCCTATCCAAACGTCTGCTGACTCAATCTCATCACCCAGGCCGCTAAGCGCCTCGATCTGCGGAGTGCCCGTTAGGTGAAGGGTCTCCACATCATCCAGAATTTCAGTTCCCTCTATGGCAGGATCTAACAGCGCCGGAGTGTCGCCGCCCATGAGCAGTGCGGGATTGGGCAGAGCAATAGAGCCAGGCGGAGCCTCCTCCCACACTTTGGTCTGAGGATTGGTCGTCCAGACCCTGTCACCAATGATGATGAGGTCGATCTGGAGCGAGAAGAAGAACACATTGAGGACGAGGCTGGCCTCGCTGCTGTCCGGGGCAGCAGAGAACCCGCTGTACGTGATGGGAATCTGGATTTCGCTGTCCGTAGAGTCCACCAACAGGTGTCCGGTTACCTCGAAAGCGAACGACTCGACCTGGGACATCGCCTCCGCTGAGTTTTCGAGAACATGCTCCGCCCCAGGAACGCTCTCTCCAGCTTCAGAGTCCTCCTCGACATCCCTGGAGTCCGAATCAGGAGTCTCAGTCGGGACAGGCGGCGGCGCCGTCGGCTGCGGTGTGGGAGTCGCCGTAGGAGATGGGGTCGGCGTGGCCGTAGGCATC
Protein-coding sequences here:
- the mce gene encoding methylmalonyl-CoA epimerase encodes the protein MADSPCTARHINHVALAVSDIDETLAFYRDVFGTGEAEVEDIEDQAVRAALVRIGGSQLELIQPTDPEGGVAKFIERRGEGVHHIAFEVDDLQASLDALNEHGVRTIDNAPREGLSGMIGFIHPRSTRGVLIELVDQDTARR
- a CDS encoding cobalamin B12-binding domain-containing protein, with amino-acid sequence MSNQYPVRVLVAKPGLDGHDRGAKIIARALRDAGMEVIYTGIRQTPQMIVEAALEEDVDVIGLSILSGAHLDLFPQIFEGLRLNEMDDVSVVAGGIIPESDRIQLEAMGVKAVYGPGSPTSEIVDRVRELAAERAESL
- a CDS encoding LppX_LprAFG lipoprotein, which encodes MSRIAKIMLCALALVVVVSCGEAAPEPTPTGTPEPTATPTPSPTITPTPMPTATPTPSPTATPTPQPTAPPPVPTETPDSDSRDVEEDSEAGESVPGAEHVLENSAEAMSQVESFAFEVTGHLLVDSTDSEIQIPITYSGFSAAPDSSEASLVLNVFFFSLQIDLIIIGDRVWTTNPQTKVWEEAPPGSIALPNPALLMGGDTPALLDPAIEGTEILDDVETLHLTGTPQIEALSGLGDEIESADVWIGAEDWLVYRIDAGGEIDLDALGLPLASAGITGTADLVLEIRLSDFGTPVEIDPPDTN